Proteins found in one Bremerella volcania genomic segment:
- a CDS encoding DUF1552 domain-containing protein — protein MTSRRDFLQTSLFSVGVMAMMNPSRLIASDVRPPTRFIFMHRGNGLFPKVMVPPSFDDKLMEKESRKEAFEVDLDGHELPHWMSPLADHVDNLTILQGLSGKMCTTGHHSWCSSLGVYKANERISSIKWATVDFELAKLFPSPVGHIELACFPLGGGNARGSLDGIAQGFSARGPQQPNYAYGSPKIALAELFKSVAKDQSTQSQYQLDRMLLKFIASNENAQARGLEGHEKAKIANYSGAIEEIRGRNEKIDAMADVIRRHIPELDSKHLSPDVSTFDRQIGHTEVLLGSLISGLTNVAAFTVDELGHEYTGIPGLEGEKVNMHDIGHGKSIGGVEAEEIRARCRHHHMTLVERIVTRLKSIPEGSGTMFDNTMLFYFPDSGETHHSHGTEFPFIVMAGNNCRLDLGRRYIRLPNYGQEGHKTLGNWYTTILNAYGNGVEHFGSLDVGLQHLDQKGPIQRFLI, from the coding sequence ATGGCGATGATGAATCCGTCGCGCCTGATTGCCTCGGACGTTCGACCCCCTACGCGGTTCATCTTCATGCATCGCGGTAATGGCTTGTTTCCGAAAGTCATGGTCCCACCATCTTTCGATGATAAGCTGATGGAGAAGGAGTCACGCAAAGAGGCGTTTGAGGTCGATTTGGATGGGCACGAGTTGCCGCACTGGATGAGTCCACTCGCTGATCACGTCGATAACCTGACTATCCTCCAAGGACTCTCGGGAAAAATGTGTACGACCGGACACCATTCATGGTGTTCGTCACTTGGCGTTTATAAAGCCAATGAACGGATTAGTTCGATCAAATGGGCGACTGTTGACTTTGAACTGGCAAAGTTGTTTCCATCGCCTGTCGGTCATATTGAGCTGGCATGCTTTCCTCTTGGAGGAGGTAATGCCCGAGGTTCTCTCGATGGAATCGCCCAAGGCTTCTCTGCACGAGGTCCGCAGCAACCAAACTATGCCTATGGATCTCCCAAGATTGCCTTGGCGGAATTGTTCAAGTCGGTTGCGAAGGATCAATCGACGCAAAGCCAGTATCAACTGGATCGTATGTTATTGAAATTCATTGCCAGCAATGAGAACGCGCAGGCTCGTGGACTCGAGGGGCATGAAAAAGCTAAGATCGCGAATTACTCGGGGGCAATTGAAGAGATTCGCGGACGAAATGAGAAAATCGATGCCATGGCCGATGTGATCCGCCGACATATTCCCGAGTTGGATTCGAAGCATTTGAGTCCAGATGTGAGCACGTTCGATCGTCAAATCGGCCACACCGAAGTCCTTCTAGGTTCGCTAATTTCTGGCCTGACGAATGTTGCGGCCTTCACCGTGGATGAACTCGGTCACGAATATACAGGTATACCTGGACTCGAAGGCGAGAAAGTAAACATGCACGATATCGGGCATGGCAAATCGATAGGAGGAGTTGAAGCCGAGGAGATCCGAGCCCGGTGTCGTCATCATCATATGACGCTAGTCGAACGAATTGTTACGAGGTTAAAGAGCATTCCTGAAGGTAGTGGGACCATGTTCGACAACACGATGCTGTTCTACTTCCCAGACTCAGGCGAAACACATCACTCGCACGGGACAGAATTCCCATTCATCGTGATGGCCGGCAATAACTGCCGACTAGACCTTGGGAGGCGTTACATCCGACTTCCGAATTACGGGCAAGAGGGACACAAAACATTAGGCAACTGGTACACAACGATTCTTAATGCCTATGGCAACGGGGTCGAACATTTCGGTTCGCTTGACGTTGGGCTCCAGCATCTCGATCAAAAAGGGCCGATTCAACGATTCTTGATTTAA